The Deltaproteobacteria bacterium DNA window GGCGAGGTAAGCATTATCGGTGTCGTGCTTCTTATTGCCGCGGTAGTTGGCGGCAAGTACGTAGCAGGTTCTTCCATCGAGGCGTTTTTCAATCACGACAGAGCGTTCCTTATCTGGGCTCTTGCAATATACGGTTTTATAGCAAGTGTATTGCCCGTATGGATGCTCCTTGCCCCGCGCGATTATCTTTCCACATACATGAAAATCGGCACAGTGCTGCTTCTTGCAGTGGGTGTGATATTCATGGCGCCTGTTCTTCAGATGCCAGCTGTGACGAACTTTATCCACGGCGGAGGGCCAATCATTCCTGGCACAGTATTCCCCTTCATGTTCATAACGATTGCCTGCGGAGCAGTCTCGGGGTTTCATTCGCTCATATCTTCTGGTACCACTCCCAAGATGCTCGAGAACGAGGACCAGATACGGCTAATCGGCTTTGGCGCAATGTTTTGCGAGGGATTTGTAGCTGTGATGGCCATAATCGCCGCGGCCGTGCTCATTCCGGGCGACTACTTTGCCATAAATACAAAACTATCTTTTGACCAGCTTGCGGCCATAGGTTTTCCTGTTGAAAGAATAACCGAGCTTTCGGCAATGGTAGAGACCGAGGTAGCTGGCAGGCCAGGCGGCGCGGTCTCGCTTGCAGTCGGTATGGCTTACATATTTTCAGGGCTTCCCGGGATGAAGGGGCTCATGCCATACTGGTATAACTTCGCTCTTATGTTCGAGGCGCTTTTTATCCTTACGACCATAGACGCCGGAACTCGGGTGGCGCGTTTTATCCTGCAGGAGCTTGGCGGGCGTTTTTACTCCCCGTTTGGTAAAATTAACTGGATGCCAGGGGTAATAGTTGCAAGCGGCCTTGTTGTCGTTGCCTGGGGGTGGTTGATTGCATCCGGAAGCGTTTCGACCATTTGGCCGATGTTCGGTGTTGCCAATCAGCTCCTTGCGGCTCTTGCGCTTTGTGTGGGCACGAGCGTGCTTATAAAGGCAGGAAGGGTGCGCTACGTCTGGGTCACGGCTGTGCCCATGTGTTTCATGTTCGCCATGACATTTACAGCCGCATGGGAACTCTTTTTTATATTTTTAAATAAGGCCGCTGCTTCGCCGGAACTGGCCTTTACGCTAAAGCTCGATGCCGCGCTTGTTGCCGCTATGGCAGCCCTGGCTGCCATAGCGCTTGTTGACTCGCTTATCAAGTGGCGTGGGTATCTTACAGGCTCCATTCCCGTTCGTCCTCTGGATTGGGATAAGGAAGATGAACCGGCCGTGGATGTTGATTAGGCCTCTTCGATCTTTATCTTCTTAGCCTTCTTTTCTTCTTCCTTTGGAAGCTCGACAGTCAGGATACCGTCCTTCATCGAGGCCTTTATCTTATCGGGGTTCACCTTTACCGGGATGTGCACGCTTCTCTCGAAACTCGAGTATGAACGTTCTCTCCTGATGTAGTTTTCTTCCTTTTCTTCTTTTTCCTCTTTTGATTCGGCCTTTACAGTAAGAATGTCGCCGTGAAGGGCGATGTCGATTTTTTCCTTTGTCACTCCTGGCACGTCCATTTTTACGATGATGGCATTATCTTTATCTATAAGGTCGAGGGCAGGGAGTCTCACGGCCTCGCTAAGCCTTCTTATGGGAACCCCAAAGCGCGCCATGCCTTCTCCGGGAAAGAACTCGCCCCATATCCGCTCCATTTCCTTTCTCATGTGCTCCAGCTCTGCGAGCGGGTGCCATTTTTCGATAGGCATATAGATGTCCTCCTTATTATGTGCTGTGCAGCCTGAATTGCTATTTAATGCATGCGGTTAATTTCTGATAAGAATATAGGTGCGGTTTTAGTGTTTGTCAAGGTCTCGGGAGGTTAGAAAAACGTAGCAGCTGTCATCAGAATGCCTGTCAGCGCATGCGCGGCTATGGTGGCTTGCAGCGAAGGTCTAAGGAGCATCGAGTCAGAGAAATGGCGCATGAGCCCTTGCGCCGCGTAAACTGCAGGCACTGCGGCAACAAGTGCTGCGAGGGTAAGCAGCGGAAGGTATCCGAGAATAACCGAGAGAACGAGGCTCAAGTACGCTCCCCCTATGATAAGTATGAATCCCCACCTGCCTTTTTCAGGGCCCATTCGCACAACGATATTTCTTTTCCCGGCTGCCTTGTCAGCCTCGTAGTCGGGGAATTCGTTTATGTAGAGGATTGCGGTTATGAGAAATCCGAGCGGAAGGGACACGAGTATAACGTCCCATGAAAGCGTACTTGTCTGCACGTAGTACGAGCCCGCCACGGTGAGCGTGCCGAAGTTAAGGCCGACGAGAAGCTCTCCAAGGCCTCTGCCGGCTAAAAAGAGCGGAGGCACATTATAGAATATGCAGCTTAAGAGGCCGAATATGCCGATATAGAGAAGAAGTATTCCCTTGAGGTATACGAGGTAGAGCCCGATTGCGCTGCCTATTGTAAAGCACGCGGCCGAGAGCATAAGCGTTTCCGTGGGCGTCATCTTGCCTGTCTGTATCATGCGGCTTCCGCCGGTAAACGGAAACACGCGCTTGGTGTTTATGTTGTCCGAGTTGTTTTTAAAGTCCGAGTAGTCGTTTAGCGTGTTCACGCCCGCATGGTAGAGTACTGCTGCCATGAGCGCGAGGACAAACGAGAAGTAATCGGCCTCAACTCCCTTGTGCCACGCGTACGCGCTACCTAGAGCTACGGGCATGATAACGCCTGTGAAGAACCCCGGGCGCGAGGCAAGGAAATATGTCTTTACGCTCCTCATGCCTTTATTATACCGCCAAGGCGCGCATAATCAAGACTGCTTTGAACCTTCGCCCTGTTTGTGTTATAGTATGCGCCTTGCTGCCGTTTGCATGAAAGGATTGCGTTGATGAATTTTATCGGAAAAATATGGAGCTTCTTTGCCTCTACCGCGCTAAGCGTTGTTCTTATGGCGCTTA harbors:
- the menA gene encoding 1,4-dihydroxy-2-naphthoate octaprenyltransferase, with translation MRSVKTYFLASRPGFFTGVIMPVALGSAYAWHKGVEADYFSFVLALMAAVLYHAGVNTLNDYSDFKNNSDNINTKRVFPFTGGSRMIQTGKMTPTETLMLSAACFTIGSAIGLYLVYLKGILLLYIGIFGLLSCIFYNVPPLFLAGRGLGELLVGLNFGTLTVAGSYYVQTSTLSWDVILVSLPLGFLITAILYINEFPDYEADKAAGKRNIVVRMGPEKGRWGFILIIGGAYLSLVLSVILGYLPLLTLAALVAAVPAVYAAQGLMRHFSDSMLLRPSLQATIAAHALTGILMTAATFF
- a CDS encoding Hsp20/alpha crystallin family protein, which encodes MPIEKWHPLAELEHMRKEMERIWGEFFPGEGMARFGVPIRRLSEAVRLPALDLIDKDNAIIVKMDVPGVTKEKIDIALHGDILTVKAESKEEKEEKEENYIRRERSYSSFERSVHIPVKVNPDKIKASMKDGILTVELPKEEEKKAKKIKIEEA
- a CDS encoding carbon starvation protein A, producing MKLSNLIIAVLAVVAAFSLAVVTRIINPSENVNALWLVVAAACVFVIAYRVYGAFLAAKVLSLDNKRRTPAFKYEDGKDYHPTHKWVLFGHHFAAIAGAGPLIGPILAAQFGYLPGFLWILVGAVFGGAVHDMVILAASVRRGGCSLAHIAKREIGSVAGLTTALAIVFIVIVALAGLGLAVVNALYKSPWGTFTIAATIPIALLMGFYLKSFRPGKVGEVSIIGVVLLIAAVVGGKYVAGSSIEAFFNHDRAFLIWALAIYGFIASVLPVWMLLAPRDYLSTYMKIGTVLLLAVGVIFMAPVLQMPAVTNFIHGGGPIIPGTVFPFMFITIACGAVSGFHSLISSGTTPKMLENEDQIRLIGFGAMFCEGFVAVMAIIAAAVLIPGDYFAINTKLSFDQLAAIGFPVERITELSAMVETEVAGRPGGAVSLAVGMAYIFSGLPGMKGLMPYWYNFALMFEALFILTTIDAGTRVARFILQELGGRFYSPFGKINWMPGVIVASGLVVVAWGWLIASGSVSTIWPMFGVANQLLAALALCVGTSVLIKAGRVRYVWVTAVPMCFMFAMTFTAAWELFFIFLNKAAASPELAFTLKLDAALVAAMAALAAIALVDSLIKWRGYLTGSIPVRPLDWDKEDEPAVDVD